One Anoplopoma fimbria isolate UVic2021 breed Golden Eagle Sablefish chromosome 2, Afim_UVic_2022, whole genome shotgun sequence DNA window includes the following coding sequences:
- the LOC129098839 gene encoding uncharacterized protein LOC129098839 — MHPHSPLPSTAAPRRRSPTGYRSLPPSFPPPSIIPKPATNQPTTTGPLPKGVDRRGRPVLFQGGRMVCNNFNDLGCSTSSCRFLHTCSFCGGAHSRPTCPHNPTKHSLCKYLNTPIKVQALASALQNHPDRQFTSFLIQGFTHGFHPGLQVKPEQSYTCHNLKSAISEPDIVDKLLAQEVKDSFMIGPLHSSPFPIFRISPIGIATRKYSGKKRLIIDLSSPHGSSIPSINSLIPSPDYSMQYTTITNAASLIRLAGQGAWLAKADIISAFKVLPILPEFWHLFGVHWKGSYYFAVRLTFGCKSSPKIFDCLSEALCWILINVYKLPYVIHLLDDFLTVTPPSSPPAHGLNTLTSAFKELGVPLSPEKTVGPSTSLEFLGITLDSVSLQASLPTEKINRISLLISNYLLAPKCTKHQLLSLLGHLNYAIRIIPQGRSFLSHLLSVAASVPNLHGHASLDKACKTELKLWHQFLSSWNGISLFYDDHITKPEDIQLFTDAAPSIGFGGFYGSKWFSAEWPHEFSSLTPSSAISEMYPVVIAAILWGREWSKKTIALYSDNSAVVDIINKGRSHCLDIMQFMRRLTLVLAQQQFIIRAYHIPGHKNSIADSLSRFSLQKFRRLAPAADPLPTPVPPFSATIFN, encoded by the coding sequence ATGCACCCTCACAGCCCCCTGCCTTCCACAGCCGCTCCTAGAAGACGGAGCCCCACCGGTTACCGCAGCCTGCCTCCATCATTTCCCCCACCATCCATCATCCCAAAACCAGCCACCAACCAGCCAACAACCACCGGCCCTCTCCCCAAAGGGGTAGACAGGAGAGGCAGACCAGTCCTCTTCCAGGGCGGGAGAATGGTCTGCAACAACTTCAACGATTTAGGATGCAGCACCTCTAGCTGCCGCTTCCTCCACACCTGCTCCTTCTGCGGAGGTGCCCACTCCAGACCAACCTGTCCCCACAACCCCACCAAGCACAGCCTCTGTAAGTACCTCAATACACCAATCAAGGTCCAAGCTCTAGCTTCCGCCTTACAGAACCACCCAGACCGCCAGTTCACCAGCTTCCTAATACAAGGTTTCACACACGGCTTCCACCCAGGTTTGCAGGTTAAACCAGAGCAGTCCTATACATGCCATAATTTGAAATCCGCCATTTCCGAGCCCGACATAGTCGACAAACTCCTGGCTCAGGAAGTCAAAGACTCTTTCATGATCGGCCCTCTCCATAGCTCACCTTTCCCCATATTCAGAATCAGCCCCATCGGCATAGCTACTAGGAAATACTCAGGAAAAAAGAGACTTATAATAGACCTCTCATCCCCCCACGGCTCTTCCATCCCAAGCATCAATAGCCTAATCCCGAGCCCGGACTACTCCATGCAGTACACCACAATCACCAACGCCGCATCCCTCATTCGCCTCGCAGGTCAAGGAGCCTGGTTGGCTAAAGCAGACATCATCAGCGCCTTCAAAGTTCTTCCGATCCTCCCCGAATTCTGGCATCTTTTCGGCGTCCATTGGAAAGGCTCTTATTACTTTGCAGTGCGCTTGACCTTCGGGTGCAAGAGCAGCCCAAAAATCTTCGACTGCTTATCCGAAGCTCTCTGCTGGATCCTGATCAACGTCTATAAACTTCCGTACGTCATCCACCTCTTAGATGACTTCCTCACCGTCACGCCACCTTCCTCACCCCCAGCACACGGCCTCAACACTTTAACCTCAGCGTTCAAGGAACTCGGCGTTCCTCTGTCTCCAGAGAAAACCGTAGGCCCCAGCACCTCCCTCGAATTCCTCGGCATCACCCTCGACTCAGTGTCACTCCAAGCATCCCTACCTACCGAAAAAATCAATCGGATCTCCTTACTCATTTCAAATTACCTCCTGGCCCCCAAATGCACCAAACACCAACTCCTTTCACTGTTAGGCCACCTCAACTACGCCATTCGCATCATCCCCCAAGGTCGATCCTTCTTGTCCCACCTCCTTTCAGTCGCCGCCTCTGTCCCAAATCTCCATGGCCACGCCTCCCTGGACAAAGCAtgcaaaacggagctaaaactGTGGCACCAGTTCCTCTCCTCATGGAACGGCATCTCTTTATTTTACGATGACCACATCACCAAGCCGGAAGACATCCAGCTGTTCACAGACGCAGCCCCCTCCATTGGCTTCGGCGGCTTCTACGGCAGCAAATGGTTCTCAGCCGAATGGCCGCACGAATTCTCATCCCTCACCCCTTCTTCGGCAATCTCTGAAATGTATCCGGTAGTCATAGCAGCCATTCTTTGGGGCCGGGAATGGTCCAAAAAGACAATCGCTTTATATTCAGACAACAGCGCCGTCGTAGACATCATCAACAAAGGACGGTCACATTGTCTAGACATAATGCAGTTCATGCGTAGACTCACCTTGGTTTTGGCCCAGCAACAATTCATCATCCGAGCCTATCACATCCCAGGTCACAAAAACTCCATAGCCGACTCACTTTCTCGTTTCTCTTTACAGAAATTCAGACGATTGGCGCCAGCCGCGGACCCTCTGCCAACTCCGGTCCCACCGTTTTCAGCCACCATCTTCAACTGA